A portion of the Bactrocera neohumeralis isolate Rockhampton chromosome 2, APGP_CSIRO_Bneo_wtdbg2-racon-allhic-juicebox.fasta_v2, whole genome shotgun sequence genome contains these proteins:
- the LOC126750791 gene encoding protein dispatched, translating into MHWYYNFLVRRPYLMVLAVAVLCIACITVSVTMNSVPDFSDPTLGFETRGTALGKRLSAWNNLIQETGPSGSLVTNPNDLLFYNNNNYHHLKNMRKHQRHNRTHKRKNRKKPKNPKHHKKELHLSKKIISLQNRFNITTRKSNDTNLLPTQWNGDSGVFRDYEITNDSLSSLEQLNRSEHFEYGRNTTSIDEDYHREKVQSKKSTWNIIKQAQFPPNGNTGPHVEGYFCDSPSKDYSHFVVERIGPNDTDSLFDLNGLLAMCQLQNQIIAIPSYGEFCQREELTDTCCRPWSLPNYAALLVNKSSCFDLNITDVVMLQNLLVMCFEYYHDLKLSNDCSEFSPCQAPSECTHGNIVYNILHFLTDYNFIRMNDTTVFMKYAMIFVPVASTAKILPLFHEWEDTDLKNELVQVVSMDLGLENELFNESLLTDVWLVSLGGVFVMTCIWLYTTSIFVTLMVCVAVMFSLGLAYFVYTLVFKMSFFPYMNLLAVVVIIGIGADNAFLFVKIWQCVLAERFTKSAKSTSSTHATPIVEGGSEHTETLQNLMASAFHHSALSMFVSSLTTATAFFSSYTSSITAIKCFGVFAGTVAVTNYLLMITWLPAVVCIMERLSACASCNSKLPIQKLLLMFNKSITKFCHLYETVITKAVMNYSIIWICLFGAIGLCSTVIVLYAPGLQLPDSDHFQLFSSSHPFEIYNSKMKNEFWFEKSMSAYENFKLPMRFVWGIQPVDDGDYTDPFSHGNLYYDNNFNISTKAAQVWLLDFCKKIRKQPFYEITFGLLLPNCFIENFISLMDRMCIDGMDNTDRTPCCDVSKFPFEPYVFDICLPQSMSSLYATPREYYTPGVAGPRFLADRRSNPLLQTYNEISIGNTSQHVTLAPPQVKALVLEFESNVAYTTAYTDVKKFVQSVELWLANELREAPPEMQGGWFTSELKFFDTQSTLSHDTLVAISVAMSASLLVLLLVTLNVLVSLYAVITVLLTIFTTVSILILLGWKLNVLESIAVSTAIGLAVDFSLHYGIHYRMSPTKERLAASHFTLSRIVGPTSMAAITTGAAGALMLASNVLPYIQIGLFLVIVMVVSWLYGTFFLMSLLKTAGPQYGFMQFSYPLMNKGSSTTGNKYYERKQSQVIASEQLLTPSSSAVGELINSETHELESLTSSSLIKTISGTESSHPLSVDFEHSFNNKHDITCANFSTVNDHKSPSIESPELHVTN; encoded by the exons ATGCATTGGTATTACAACTTTTTGGTACGACGGCCTTATCTAATGGTCCTGGCCGTGGCCGTTTTATGTATAGCTTGCATCACTGTATCCGTGACCATGAATTCGGTACCAGATTTTAGTGATCCCACGTTG GGATTTGAAACACGAGGTACAGCGTTAGGAAAACGTCTAAGCGCTTGGAATAATTTAATACAGGAGACTGGACCCTCTGGTAGTCTGGTGACAAACCCAAATGATTTGCtgttttacaataataataactatcatcatttaaaaaatatgcgaaaacaTCAACGTCACAATCGAACTCACAAacgtaaaaatcgaaaaaagcccaaaaacccaaaacaccataaaaaagaATTACACCTGAGTAAGAAGATAATTTCGTTGCAAAATCGGTTTAATATAACAACTCGTAAGAGTAATGACACCAACCTTTTACCAACTCAATGGAATGGTGATAGTGGCGTCTTTCGGGATTATGAGATTACAAATGATTCATTGTCAAGCTTGGAACAACTAAATCGTAGTGAACATTTTGAATACGGTCGTAATACCACATCCATTGATGAAGACTACCACCGAGAAAAGGTGCAGTCTAAAAAGAGTACGTGGAACATTATCAAACAAGCTCAATTTCCGCCAAACGGAAATACTGGTCCACATGtggaaggttatttttgcgaTTCACCCTCCAAAGATTACTCCCACTTTGTAGTTGAGCGTATAGGTCCTAATGATACGGATTCACTTTTCGACCTTAATGGTTTGCTAGCCATGTGTCAATTACAGAATCAAATTATTGCTATACCAAGTTATGGTGAATTTTGTCAAAGAGAAGAACTCACTGACACCTGTTGTCGCCCATGGTCACTACCCAATTATGCTGCACTTCTGGTCAATAAGAGCTCTTGCTTCGatttaaat ATTACGGACGTTGTCATGCTACAAAATTTATTGGTGATGTGTTTCGAATATTATCACGACTTAAAGTTAAGTAATGATTGCAGCGAGTTTAGCCCCTGTCAAGCGCCAAGCGAATGTACTCACGGaaatattgtttataatattttacattttttgactGATTACAATTTCATTCGTATGAAT GACACAACAGTATTTATGAAATATGCAATGATATTTGTACCTGTAGCATCTACAGCAAAAATTCTTCCATTATTTCATGAATGGGAAGATAC tgatttaaaaaatgaactTGTTCAAGTAGTATCAATGGACTTGGGACTTGAAAACGAACTATTTAATGAGTCGTTACTTACAGACGTTTGGCTGGTCTCACTAGGCGGAGTCTTCGTTATGACATGTATTTGGTTGTATACAACGTCGATTTTCGTTACGTTGATGGTCTGTGTGGCAGTGATGTTTTCATTGGGTTTAGCATATTTTGTCTATACTTTGGTCTTTAAAATGTCATTCTTTCCATACATGAACTTATTGGCTGTGGTTGTAATAATAG gtattggCGCTGACAAtgcatttctttttgtaaaGATTTGGCAATGCGTTCTAGCGGAACGGTTTACCAAGTCAGCAAAGTCAACCTCTTCTACTCACGCAACACCAATTGTTGAGGGCGGAAGTGAGCACACAGAAACCCTACAGAATTTAATGGCATCCGCATTTCATCATTCAGCATTATCAATGTTTGTATCTTCTCTAACCACTGCTACAGCTTTCTTTTCGTCGTATACTAGCTCCATAACGGCTATTAAATGCTTTGG TGTATTTGCCGGAACGGTAGCTGTAACCAATTATTTACTTATGATAACTTGGCTGCCTGCTGTCGTCTGCATAATGGAACGTCTATCTGCTTGTGCAAGCTGCAATAGTAAACTTCCAATACAAAAGCTATTGCTAATGTTCAATAAGTCAATTACAAAGTTCTGTCATCTATATGAGACAGTTATAACGAAGGCTGTGATGAATTATTCAATAATATGGATATGCTTATTTG GTGCGATAGGATTATGCAGCACAGTTATTGTATTGTATGCGCCTGGGCTGCAGTTGCCGGATAGCGACCATTTTCAACTATTCTCAAGTAGCCATCCATTCGAAATATAtaatagtaaaatgaaaaatgagttTTGGTTTGAGAAGTCGATGTCG gcttatgaaaattttaaattaccaaTGCGCTTCGTTTGGGGTATACAACCAGTTGATGACGGCGACTACACTGATCCTTTTTCCCATGGGAACTTGTATtatgacaataattttaatatatctaCAAAGGCTGCTCAAGTTTGGTTGCTagatttctgtaaaaaaataagaaaacagccATTTTACGAAATTACTTTTGGTTTATTATTGCCGAATTgcttcattgaaaattttatatcccTTATGGATCGCAT GTGTATAGATGGTATGGATAATACTGATCGCACTCCTTGTTGTGACGTATCAAAGTTTCCTTTCGAGCCATATGTCTTCGATATTTGCTTGCCACAAAGTATGTCCTCACTTTACGCTACTCCGCGGGAGTACTACACTCCTGGTGTCGCCGGGCCAAGATTCTTGGCCGACAGACGAAGCAATCCACTACTACAAACTtataatgaaatctcaattGGTAATACATCCCAACATGTTACGCTCGCACCGCCACAAGTGAAAGCCTTAGTGCTAGAGTTCGAATCGAATGTGGCCTACACAACGGCCTACACAGATGTCAAAAAATTTGTACAATCAGTGGAGCTGTGGCTCGCCAACGAGTTGCGGGAGGCTCCGCCTGAAATGCAGGGCGGTTGGTTTACCAGTGAACTTAAGTTCTTTGATACCCAAAGTACACTTAGTCACGATACGTTAGTAGCGATTTCAGTTGCTATGAGTGCTTCGCTCTTGGTTTTACTTTTGGTTACTTTGAATGTTTTAGTATCTTTGTATGCGGTGATTACAGttttacttacaatttttaCGACGGTGTCAATACTAATTTTACTCGGTTGGAAATTAAATGTGCTTGAAAGTATAGCTGTGAGCACTGCCATCGGATTGGCAGTCGATTTCAGCTTGCACTACGGTATACATTATCGCATGTCGCCGACGAAGGAGCGTCTGGCCGCTAGCCATTTCACCTTATCACGGATTGTGGGGCCAACGTCGATGGCAGCAATCACTACAGGTGCTGCTGGTGCTTTAATGCTGGCGTCTAACGTACTGCCATATATACAGATTGGtttatttttggttattgttATGGTTGTCAGCTGGTTATATGGCACATTTTTTCTTATGAGCCTGCTAAAAACGGCTGGTCCGCAGTACGGTTTCATGCAATTCAGTTACCCGTTAATGAATAAAGGATCATCAACTACTGGCAATAAGTACTATGAAAG AAAACAAAGTCAAGTAATTGCGAGTGAACAGTTATTAACACCGTCAAGTTCCGCTGTCGGTGAACTAATAAACTCGGAAACCCATGAACTCGAGTCGCTCACATCGAGTTcattaattaaaactatttctGGTACAGAAAGCTCTCATCCGCTGAGTGTTGATTTCGAACATTCATTCAATAATAAACACGATATAACCTGCGCCAATTTTTCTACTGTCAACGATCACAAGAGTCCGTCTATTGAAAGTCCTGAGTTACATGTTACAAACTAA
- the LOC126750799 gene encoding uncharacterized protein LOC126750799, with protein MLDCCGNHLTTYKFDYRTRKSNNFANRAPKIEQADEPLISNYYWFPLQTNGIQAKSKVWPKTTVGMEEYKDFVKRLENCKKELFKMFFRCPDVDTKLIEKMLRDLEKSTYMVTYSPNYFYSKKESQRFLRTAHEKSNLKYYETTYGTYYNRVKELERFKDVLYGMMPKHERDKFHDEINKLYITGVTTYQVSYNIPAIEQSKKKQTRDAPIDRYTLRRV; from the coding sequence ATGTTGGATTGTTGCGGAAATCATTTGACAACGTACAAGTTTGACTACAGAACCAGGAAGTCAAATAATTTTGCTAATAGAGCCCCGAAAATTGAGCAAGCTGATGAACCGCTTATAAGCAATTACTATTGGTTTCCCTTACAGACAAATGGCATCCAAGCGAAAAGCAAAGTATGGCCTAAAACTACGGTTGGCATGgaagaatataaagattttGTAAAACGTTTGGAGAACTGCAAAAAAGAATTGTTTAAAATGTTCTTTAGATGTCCCGACGTTGACactaaattgattgaaaaaatgttaagagATTTAGAAAAAAGTACCTATATGGTTACCTATTcaccaaattatttttattccaagAAGGAGTCTCAACGTTTTTTAAGAACAGCACACGAAAAGAGTAACTTGAAATATTACGAAACCACATATGGTACTTACTACAATCGCGTAAAAGAACTAGAACGGTTCAAAGATGTTCTGTATGGTATGATGCCAAAACACGAGAGAGATAAATTTCAtgacgaaataaataaattgtatataacGGGAGTAACTACTTATCAAGTTAGCTACAATATTCCTGCAATTGAACaatcaaaaaagaaacaaaccaGGGACGCGCCAATTGATAGATATACTTTACGTCGAGTATAa